One window from the genome of Anolis sagrei isolate rAnoSag1 chromosome 4, rAnoSag1.mat, whole genome shotgun sequence encodes:
- the LOC132772869 gene encoding mas-related G-protein coupled receptor member H-like has product MTTFSKSLLSSVNASLEYNATQNIMHYNESQNENIFPDNWAYLENIISLLICLPGLVGNGIVIWLLGFRIKRTPFTTYILNLAIADFALLNNEIIKDIIYLLSWIDLNIFSFYIIFFYYYIFIFSFTTSQYLMTIISIDRCVCLFFPLWHRCHRPSYLSTAVSALVWILSFLTSAIDLTLLFVEYAIATYLQFVLNAVVCMPIMCVSTTAIFVKSSLRPAQKKKGKLLRTIWLTLFFFLLLTFPLNIIEVLSLFHHPTKYSYAYGYLCVFINSAINPMIYYLVGRDKRGRSSKRIKKVLEKLFKEEEDCRENQEI; this is encoded by the coding sequence ATGACAACATTCAGCAAGTCACTGTTGTCTTCTGTGAATGCTTCCTTGGAATATAATGCAACCCAGAATATAATGCATTATAATGAGTcacaaaatgaaaatatattcccTGACAACTGGGCATATCTCGAAAACATCATCAGTCTTCTCATCTGCCTTCCTGGACTTGTAGGGAACGGGATTGTCATTTGGCTTCTTGGCTTCCGTATTAAAAGGACTCCCTTCACCACATACATTTTGAACCTTGCCATTGCAGATTTTGCTCTGCTCAACAATGAAATTATAAAAGATATAATTTATCTTTTAAGCTGGATTGATcttaacattttttctttttacatcATTTTCTTCTActattacatatttatattttcatttactaCTAGTCAGTACCTCATGACAATCATCAGCATTGACAGATGTGTGTGCCTCTTCTTCCCACTTTGGCATCGATGTCACCGACCATCATATTTATCCACTGCTGTGAGCGCCCTTGTATGGATCCTCAGCTTCTTAACTAGTGCTATAGATCTCACTCTACTTTTTGTTGAATATGCTATCGCAACATACTTACAGTTTGTCTTGAATGCTGTGGTTTGTATGCCCATCATGTGTGTGTCCACTACAGCCATTTTTGTTAAATCCAGCTTAAGACCAGcacaaaagaagaagggaaaactcTTAAGAACTATTTGGCTTacacttttcttcttcctccttttgacTTTTCCATTAAATATAATTGAGGTCCTTTCTCTATTTCATCATCCAACTAAGTATTCGTATGCATATGGCTACCTATGTGTCTTCATAAACAGTGCCATTAACCCCATGATCTATTATTTGGTGGGAAGAGATAAAAGAGGGAGATCCAGCAAGCGAATCAAGAAAGTGCTTGAGAAACTTTTCAAGGAAGAGGAAGACTGTCGAGAGAATCAGGAAATCTGA
- the LOC132772867 gene encoding proto-oncogene Mas-like, giving the protein MMTNFSQALLSSFNVSTDYNTSENIMEYNDGVPADGNSDIRIYLEIITSTICLLICPPGLVGNGTVIWLLGFRIKRNPFTVYILNLSIADFGVLTMQVTFNLLFILQYFHLFSFYFIIYILLYTMNIFAFIASQFLLIAISIDRFVCVFFPLWHRFHRPPYLSTAVCVMIWILALVFTTGAILLDLLRFLFLFNAVLLAPIMCVSTLAMLAKVRLRSLQQKRGKLLRAILLTLLFFLFFAFPINAICSLSFLKQPSLYAQVYGYVCLNLNSAVNPFIYYLVGRGNRGRSSKRLSKVLEKLFKEEEDCRENQETSNETQL; this is encoded by the coding sequence ATGATGACCAATTTCAGCCAAGCACTGCTTTCTTCTTTTAATGTTTCAACGGACTATAATACAAGTGAGAATATAATGGAATATAATGATGGAGTCCCAGCTGATGGAAACTCAGATATAAGGATTTACTTAGAAATCATAACAAGTACCATCTGTCTTCTTATCTGCCCTCCTGGCCTGGTAGGGAATGGGACTGTAATTTGGCTCCTTGGCTTCCGCATTAAGAGGAATCCCTTTACGGTCTACATTTTGAACCTCTCTATTGCTGACTTTGGTGTGCTCACAATGCAAGttacttttaatttattattcattttgcaatattttcatcttttctcattttatttcattatatatatCCTTTTGTATACCATGAATATATTCGCATTCATAGCCAGTCAGTTCCTACTGATAGCAATCAGCATTGACAGGTTTGTGTGTGTCTTCTTTCCACTTTGGCATCGATTCCACCGGCCACCATATTTATCCACGGCTGTTTGTGTCATGATATGGATCCTCGCATTAGTCTTCACTACAGGTGCCATCCTCCTTGACCTATTGAGGTTTTTATTTCTCTTTAATGCTGTGCTTTTAGCACCCATTATGTGTGTGTCCACTCTAGCCATGTTAGCTAAAGTCCGCTTGAGATCATTACAGCAGAAAAGGGGGAAACTGTTAAGAGCCATTTTACTTacacttctcttcttcctcttctttgcttttccaattaatgccatttgcagtctttcctttttaaaacagCCATCTCTTTATGCCCAGGTATATGGATATGTATGTTTGAATCTAAACAGTGCTGTTAACCCCTTCATCTATTATTTGGTAGGAAGAGGAAACAGAGGTAGATCTAGCAAGAGACTAAGTAAAGTACTTGAGAAACTTTTCAAGGAGGAGGAAGACTGTAGAGAAAATCAGGAAACCTCAAATGAAACTCAATTATAA
- the LOC137096780 gene encoding proto-oncogene Mas-like translates to MLNNTEVFIGCIIILLICIPGLIGNGIVIWLLGFNIKRNPFTTYIFNLSIADFGMLTIETIRTLFFILNVLHELSFKYYINLLHHSIFLFTFMTSQLLLTIISTDRCVCLFFPLWHRCHRPPHLSTAVCLIIWLVAFLISVTDIILIVTLEYYWLGEIQFYLNFVVSMPIMCVSTISMLIEVCIRSQQKKWGKMLRAILITLVFFLLFALPINVAQSLKIFQKTYDYFSLYAYICATLNSTINPMIYYLVGRDKTESSNRRMHVILDNLFKEEEHYREEQETSTEAPL, encoded by the coding sequence ATGTTGAACAACACAGAAGTGTTTATAGGATGCATCATAATTCTTCTAATCTGTATTCCTGGACTTATAGGGAATGGAATTGTCATTTGGCTTCTCGGCTTCAACATTAAGAGGAATCCTTTCACCACCTACATATTCAATCTCTCAATTGCTGACTTTGGTATGCTTACAATAGAAACTATTcgtactttattttttattttaaatgtgctTCATGAGCTGTCCTTTAAGTATTACATAAATTTACTGCATCATTCTATCTTTCTGTTCACATTCATGACCAGTCAGCTCCTATTGACAATCATCAGCACTGATCGGTGTGTGTGCCTCTTTTTCCCACTTTGGCATAGATGCCACCGGCCACCACATTTATCCACAGCTGTGTGTCTCATTATATGGCTGGTTGCTTTCTTAATCTCTGTTACAGATATCATCCTCATTGTCACTCTTGAGTATTATTGGTTAGGAGAAATCCAGTTTTATTTGAATTTTGTGGTTTCCATGCCCATCATGTGTGTCTCCACTATATCCATGTTAATTGAAGTCTGCATAAGATCACAACAAAAGAAGTGGGGTAAGATGTTAAGAGCCATTCTGATTACACTGGTCTTCTTCTTGCTCTTTGCATTACCAATCAATGTGGCGCAAAGTCTTAAAATTTTTCAAAAAACATATGACTATTTCAGTTTATATGCCTATATTTGTGCTACTCTAAACAGTACCATTAACCCTATGATCTATTATTTGGTGGGAAGAGATAAAACAGAGAGCTCCAACAGGAGAATGCATGTAATACTTGACAATCTTTTCAAAGAGGAGGAACACTATAGGGAGGAACAGGAAACCTCAACTGAGGCTCCACTATAA